Proteins encoded by one window of Glycine soja cultivar W05 chromosome 15, ASM419377v2, whole genome shotgun sequence:
- the LOC114386602 gene encoding pollen receptor-like kinase 3 produces the protein MAAAVRIHHHLSFLFLFLFFISFSCGTETDSLLHLKKSLTNSDRSLSSWIPNISPCSGTWLGVVCFDNTITGLHLSDLGLSGSIDVDALVEIRSLRTLSFINNSFSGPIPNFNKLGSIKSLLLTQNRFSGTIPTDFFSTLNSLKKLWLSGNNFSGEIPQSLTQLKLLKELHLEYNSFSGQIPNFNQDLKSLDLSNNKLQGAIPVSLARFGPNSFAGNEGLCGKPLEKTCGDDDGSSLFSLLSNVNEEKYDTSWATKVIVILVIAVVAAMIFLFVKRSRRGDGELRVVSRSRSNSTEEVLMVQVPSMRGGVGDKKKEGNKRGDIVMVNEERGVFGLQDLMKASAEVLGNGGLGSMYKAMMGTGLCVVVKRMREMNKIGKDVFDAEMRQFGRIRHRNIITPLAYHYRREEKLFITEYMPKGSLLYVLHGDRGTSHSELTWPTRLNIVKGIARGLKFLYSEFSTYDLPHGNLKSSNVLLTDDYEPLLSDYAFQPLINPKVSVQALFAFKSPDFVQNQKVSQKTDVYCLGVIILEIITGKFPSQYHSNGKGGTDVVQWAFTAISEGTEAELIDSELPNDANSRKNMLHLLHIGACCAESNPEQRLNMKEAVRRIEEVQV, from the exons ATGGCCGCCGCTGTTCGAATCCACCACCACCTCTCATTCCTTTTCTTGTTCTTATTCTTCATCTCTTTCTCATGCGGGACTGAAACTGATTCCCTCCTCCACCTCAAGAAATCTCTCACTAACTCTGACCGCTCCCTCTCCTCGTGGATCCCAAACATCTCCCCATGCTCCGGCACGTGGCTCGGCGTGGTCTGCTTTGACAACACCATCACGGGCTTGCACCTCTCTGACCTTGGCCTCTCCGGCTCGATCGACGTCGATGCCCTCGTCGAGATCCGTAGCCTCCGCACCCTTAGCTTCATCAACAACTCCTTCTCAGGCCCCATTCCAAACTTCAACAAACTTGGCTCCATAAAGTCCCTTCTCCTCACCCAAAACCGCTTCTCCGGCACAATCCCCACCGACTTCTTCTCCACCTTAAACTCCCTCAAGAAACTTTGGCTCTCAGGCAACAACTTCTCTGGTGAAATCCCACAATCCCTAACACAACTCAAACTCTTGAAAGAACTCCACCTCGAATACAACTCGTTCTCAGGCCAGATACCAAACTTCAACCAAGATCTGAAGTCGCTGGATTTGTCCAACAACAAACTCCAAGGTGCAATTCCTGTAAGCTTGGCAAGGTTCGGCCCTAACTCTTTCGCAGGAAATGAAGGTCTCTGTGGTAAGCCCTTAGAGAAGACTTGTGGTGATGATGATGGGTCttctttgttttctcttctAAGTAATGTTAACGAGGAAAAATACGATACGAGTTGGGCGACGAAGGTGATTGTAATATTGGTTATAGCAGTGGTGGCGGCAATGATATTTCTGTTCGTGAAGAGGAGTCGGAGGGGGGATGGGGAGTTGAGGGTGGTGAGCAGGAGCAGGAGCAACAGCACAGAGGAGGTATTGATGGTGCAGGTACCTAGCATGAGGGGGGGCGTAGGAGATAAGAAGAAGGAAGGAAATAAAAGAGGGGATATTGTGATGGTGAATGAGGAGAGGGGCGTATTTGGGCTTCAGGATTTGATGAAGGCGTCAGCGGAGGTGCTAGGGAATGGGGGGTTGGGATCAATGTACAAGGCGATGATGGGGACAGGGTTGTGCGTGGTGGTGAAGAGGATGAGGGAGATGAATAAGATCGGGAAGGACGTGTTTGACGCTGAGATGAGGCAGTTCGGGAGGATACGACACCGGAATATCATCACGCCACTCGCTTACCATTACCGAAGGGAGGAGAAGCTCTTTATTACTGAGTACATGCCCAAGGGAAGCTTGTTGTATGTCTTGCATG GTGACAGAGGAACATCCCATTCTGAGTTAACTTGGCCTACACGTTTGAACATTGTTAAGGGAATTGCAAGAGGGTTGAAATTCCTTTACTCTGAATTTTCCACCTACGACCTGCCCCACGGGAACCTCAAGTCCAGCAACGTTCTTCTAACTGATGATTACGAGCCTCTCTTGAGTGACTACGCCTTTCAGCCACTGATCAACCCCAAGGTCTCCGTGCAGGCATTGTTCGCCTTCAAATCCCCAGATTTTGTTCAGAATCAGAAGGTTTCGCAGAAGACCGATGTTTACTGCCTCGGTGTCAtcattcttgagatcatcacaggGAAGTTCCCTTCCCAGTATCACAGCAATGGCAAGGGTGGCACTGATGTTGTGCAATGGGCCTTCACCGCAATTTCTGAGGGAACAGAAGCAGAGTTGATCGATTCGGAGTTACCAAACGACGCGAATTCGCGCAAGAACATGCTGCATCTTCTACACATTGGGGCTTGTTGCGCTGAGAGCAACCCTGAACAAAGACTAAACATGAAGGAAGCTGTTAGAAGGATAGAGGAGGTACAGGTTTAA
- the LOC114386386 gene encoding photosystem I chlorophyll a/b-binding protein 6, chloroplastic-like isoform X1 — MALALSSTALSSLPNREIRQKGFPDRTPTCLSLTRRTVANATKGVSAVCEPLPPDRPLWFPGSSPPEWLDGSLPGDFGFDPLGLGSDPELLKWFAQAELMHARWAMLAVFGILVPELLEKIGYIENFSWYDAGAREYFVDPTTLFVVQMGLMGWVEGRRWADMVNPGSVDIEPKVPHITNPKPDVGYPGGLWFDPMMWGRGSPEPVMVLRTKEIKNGRLAMLAFVGFWFQAIYTGEGPIENLMAHLADPGHCNIFSAFTR, encoded by the exons ATGGCTTTAGCACTTTCCTCCACTGCATTGTCAAGCCTTCCAAACAG AGAAATTCGTCAAAAGGGTTTCCCAGACAGAACACCCACATGCTTGAGTTTGACCAGAAGAACAGTTGCAAATGCTACAAAAGGGGTCTCAGCTGTCTGTGAGCCACTTCCTCCAGATAGGCCATTGTGGTTCCCTGGTAGCTCACCTCCTGAGTGGCTTGATGGAAG TCTTCCTGGTGATTTCGGTTTTGACCCTCTTGGATTAG GGTCTGATCCAGAGTTGCTAAAGTGGTTTGCTCAAGCAGAACTAATGCATGCAAGATGGGCAATGCTCGCGGTGTTCGGAATTCTCGTACCCGAATTGCTCGAAAAAATCGGTTACATCGAAAACTTCTCTTGGTACGATGCTGGTGCGCGAGAGTATTTCGTGGACCCAACAACATTGTTCGTTGTGCAAATGGGCCTGATGGGCTGGGTGGAAGGCCGAAGATGGGCCGACATGGTCAATCCGGGGAGCGTTGACATTGAGCCCAAAGTGCCACACATTACGAACCCGAAGCCCGATGTTGGGTACCCAGGTGGGCTTTGGTTTGACCCAATGATGTGGGGGAGAGGGTCACCGGAGCCAGTGATGGTTTTGAGGACCAAGGAGATCAAGAATGGAAGACTTGCAATGTTGGCCTTTGTTGGGTTCTGGTTCCAAGCTATTTACACTGGGGAAGGACCCATTGAAAATTTGATGGCACACCTTGCTGATCCTGGTCACTGCAACATTTTCTCG GCTTTCACGCGTTAG
- the LOC114386386 gene encoding photosystem I chlorophyll a/b-binding protein 6, chloroplastic-like isoform X2 gives MLQKGSQLSVSHFLQIGHCGSLVAHLLSGLMEGSDPELLKWFAQAELMHARWAMLAVFGILVPELLEKIGYIENFSWYDAGAREYFVDPTTLFVVQMGLMGWVEGRRWADMVNPGSVDIEPKVPHITNPKPDVGYPGGLWFDPMMWGRGSPEPVMVLRTKEIKNGRLAMLAFVGFWFQAIYTGEGPIENLMAHLADPGHCNIFSAFTR, from the exons ATGCTACAAAAGGGGTCTCAGCTGTCTGTGAGCCACTTCCTCCAGATAGGCCATTGTGGTTCCCTGGTAGCTCACCTCCTGAGTGGCTTGATGGAAG GGTCTGATCCAGAGTTGCTAAAGTGGTTTGCTCAAGCAGAACTAATGCATGCAAGATGGGCAATGCTCGCGGTGTTCGGAATTCTCGTACCCGAATTGCTCGAAAAAATCGGTTACATCGAAAACTTCTCTTGGTACGATGCTGGTGCGCGAGAGTATTTCGTGGACCCAACAACATTGTTCGTTGTGCAAATGGGCCTGATGGGCTGGGTGGAAGGCCGAAGATGGGCCGACATGGTCAATCCGGGGAGCGTTGACATTGAGCCCAAAGTGCCACACATTACGAACCCGAAGCCCGATGTTGGGTACCCAGGTGGGCTTTGGTTTGACCCAATGATGTGGGGGAGAGGGTCACCGGAGCCAGTGATGGTTTTGAGGACCAAGGAGATCAAGAATGGAAGACTTGCAATGTTGGCCTTTGTTGGGTTCTGGTTCCAAGCTATTTACACTGGGGAAGGACCCATTGAAAATTTGATGGCACACCTTGCTGATCCTGGTCACTGCAACATTTTCTCG GCTTTCACGCGTTAG